In Natronococcus occultus SP4, the following proteins share a genomic window:
- a CDS encoding sodium:solute symporter family protein gives MIDTITDPVVATMIGYFALTLVVGIWFGRGAGEGYVEFTLAGRNLSLPVYMMTYFATFAGGGLTMGIAQEAFIEGISAQWYAMTQGLAWMTMTLFIGFIYSFEVVSVPELLGRVYGEYTKYFAALFTVVGQIALTTGQTIGMASVLAVTTGLDLTTAFWVSVAVFVGLTAYGGMNTVAYTDTLHGIIIIFGMVVAIPLAVTNAGGVGTITAGVPEGHTNWIGVGIVQIGTWYLMYITVAGAQQQMLQRTWSARSRKVAMFGTFLAGTVITGYGILTAAAGMIANAQGADIESEMAFAWTITNMLPDVFAGLLLAAAVSSVITGADSFLLAGSTSFINDLYIPFRGGRENLTDAHLVLVTRLTIIGFGVGAALIALSGIEIIVINTLGMGIMSVLFAGLVMMLWDRTVRESGLPAFIVGGVVFVIWEFGLGSPELFGEGQVEPAVPATAAAIITIVVVSLLYDGETFSNQKVRDLASRDMDRLTAEDVRSAEDDD, from the coding sequence ATGATTGATACGATCACCGATCCGGTCGTCGCGACCATGATCGGCTACTTCGCGCTGACGCTCGTGGTCGGGATCTGGTTCGGACGGGGTGCCGGTGAGGGGTACGTCGAGTTCACCCTGGCCGGTCGGAACCTGAGCCTGCCCGTGTACATGATGACCTACTTCGCGACGTTCGCAGGTGGCGGTCTCACGATGGGGATCGCCCAGGAAGCGTTCATCGAGGGGATCAGCGCCCAGTGGTACGCGATGACCCAGGGGCTGGCCTGGATGACGATGACGCTGTTTATCGGCTTCATTTACTCGTTCGAGGTCGTCAGCGTCCCCGAGCTGCTGGGGCGGGTCTACGGCGAGTACACGAAGTACTTCGCCGCGCTGTTCACCGTCGTCGGCCAGATCGCGTTGACGACGGGACAGACGATCGGGATGGCGTCGGTGCTCGCGGTCACCACCGGACTCGATCTGACGACGGCGTTCTGGGTGAGCGTCGCGGTCTTCGTCGGTCTCACTGCCTACGGCGGGATGAACACGGTCGCGTACACGGACACGCTCCACGGAATCATCATCATCTTCGGGATGGTCGTCGCGATCCCCCTCGCGGTGACCAACGCCGGCGGCGTCGGAACGATCACCGCCGGCGTTCCGGAAGGACACACGAACTGGATCGGCGTCGGGATCGTTCAGATCGGGACGTGGTACCTGATGTACATCACCGTCGCCGGAGCACAACAACAGATGCTCCAGCGCACCTGGTCCGCCCGCAGCAGAAAGGTCGCGATGTTCGGGACCTTCCTCGCCGGGACGGTCATCACCGGCTACGGTATCCTCACCGCCGCGGCCGGCATGATCGCCAACGCGCAGGGCGCCGACATCGAGTCCGAGATGGCGTTCGCCTGGACGATCACGAACATGCTCCCGGACGTCTTCGCCGGTCTGTTACTGGCTGCGGCCGTCTCCTCGGTCATCACCGGCGCGGACTCGTTCCTGCTGGCCGGCTCGACGAGTTTCATCAACGACCTCTACATCCCGTTCCGGGGCGGGCGCGAGAACCTCACCGACGCTCACCTCGTCCTCGTCACGCGGCTGACGATCATCGGCTTCGGCGTCGGCGCCGCGTTGATCGCGCTCAGCGGCATCGAGATCATCGTCATCAACACCCTCGGGATGGGGATTATGTCGGTGCTGTTCGCGGGGCTGGTGATGATGTTGTGGGATCGCACCGTCCGCGAGTCCGGTCTTCCCGCCTTCATCGTCGGCGGGGTCGTCTTCGTCATCTGGGAGTTCGGCCTTGGCTCGCCCGAGCTGTTCGGCGAGGGACAGGTCGAGCCGGCAGTCCCCGCAACGGCCGCGGCGATCATCACTATCGTCGTCGTAAGCCTGCTGTACGACGGAGAGACCTTCAGCAACCAGAAAGTCAGGGATCTGGCGAGTCGGGACATGGACCGGCTCACCGCCGAGGACGTCCGTTCGGCGGAGGACGACGACTGA
- a CDS encoding succinic semialdehyde dehydrogenase, which produces MELESPATALAASRLSQNRLEILSNRIEADATDRIPVHAPATTEPIGDVPACTDDDVETTVGRARRAQTLWAETLVDERATILERFGDLVLEHRAELLDLLQLETGKSRRHAVEEVLDVPLTCSYYADCGPTAVTDERRRGAIPPATTARVTKNPVGVVGVISPWNYPLTLSLTDVVPALLAGNTVVLKPDEKTPFIALALAELLERAGLPDGVLEIVTGAGSVVGPALIDHVDYVSFTGSTETGRTVAERAGRNLIDCSLELGGKNPLVVLDDADVEEAARGAVQACFTNAGQLCLAAERVYVDESVYDAFVDAFVGETRRLSLGTGLDFEDDVGSLIDGDHLEQVETHVEDAVESGASLLTGGRHRPDVGPFCYEPTILTDVDPDSLVAREETFGPVVSVRSVPGTEAAIEAANDSPYGLNASVWAGSRDRGREVARQIDCGTVCVNDAYISGWAAVDAPMGGVGDSGLGRRHGPEGIERYLEARTIATSRVGPLDAPPAVPTSWYARGMVALTRLQRRLPTAASVARWLR; this is translated from the coding sequence ATGGAACTGGAGTCCCCGGCGACCGCGCTCGCGGCGTCCCGCCTTTCACAGAATCGACTCGAGATCCTATCGAACCGGATCGAGGCCGACGCCACCGATCGCATCCCCGTCCACGCACCAGCGACTACCGAGCCGATCGGGGACGTCCCCGCCTGTACCGACGACGACGTCGAAACGACCGTCGGTCGCGCTCGACGGGCCCAGACGTTGTGGGCCGAAACGTTGGTCGACGAGCGTGCCACGATCCTCGAGCGGTTCGGCGATCTCGTCCTCGAACACCGCGCGGAGCTGCTGGATCTGCTCCAGCTCGAGACGGGCAAGTCCCGCCGCCACGCCGTCGAGGAGGTACTCGATGTACCACTGACCTGCTCGTACTACGCCGACTGCGGGCCGACAGCGGTTACCGACGAACGCCGGCGCGGGGCGATCCCGCCGGCGACGACCGCCCGCGTCACGAAGAACCCGGTCGGCGTCGTCGGCGTTATCTCCCCGTGGAACTACCCGCTCACGCTCTCGCTCACCGACGTCGTTCCCGCACTGCTCGCCGGGAACACCGTCGTCCTGAAACCCGACGAGAAGACGCCGTTTATCGCGCTCGCGCTCGCCGAGCTGCTCGAGCGAGCCGGCCTTCCCGACGGCGTCCTCGAAATCGTGACGGGAGCAGGGTCCGTCGTCGGTCCGGCACTGATCGACCACGTCGACTACGTGAGCTTCACGGGAAGCACCGAGACCGGTCGGACCGTCGCCGAGCGGGCCGGTCGGAACCTGATCGACTGCTCGCTCGAACTCGGCGGGAAGAACCCGCTGGTCGTGCTCGACGACGCCGACGTCGAGGAGGCCGCCCGCGGTGCGGTCCAGGCCTGTTTCACAAACGCCGGCCAGCTCTGTCTCGCCGCCGAGCGCGTCTACGTCGACGAGTCGGTGTACGACGCGTTCGTCGACGCCTTCGTCGGCGAGACGCGGCGACTCTCGCTGGGTACCGGCCTCGACTTCGAGGACGACGTCGGCTCGCTGATCGACGGCGACCACCTCGAGCAGGTCGAGACCCACGTCGAGGACGCCGTCGAGTCGGGGGCGTCCCTGCTCACCGGCGGTCGCCACCGGCCCGACGTCGGCCCGTTCTGTTACGAGCCGACGATCCTGACCGACGTCGATCCCGACTCGCTGGTCGCTCGCGAGGAGACGTTCGGCCCCGTTGTCTCCGTACGGTCGGTTCCCGGCACCGAGGCGGCGATCGAGGCAGCTAACGACTCCCCGTACGGACTGAACGCGAGCGTCTGGGCCGGTAGCCGAGACCGAGGACGCGAGGTCGCCCGCCAGATCGACTGTGGCACCGTCTGTGTCAACGACGCCTATATCTCGGGCTGGGCGGCGGTCGACGCCCCGATGGGCGGGGTCGGCGACTCCGGACTCGGCCGGCGCCACGGCCCGGAGGGGATCGAGCGCTACCTCGAGGCCCGAACGATCGCGACCTCCCGGGTCGGGCCGCTCGACGCACCGCCGGCCGTGCCGACCTCCTGGTACGCCCGCGGGATGGTCGCGCTGACGCGGCTGCAACGCCGGCTGCCGACCGCCGCGAGCGTCGCGAGGTGGCTCCGATGA